A DNA window from Clostridia bacterium contains the following coding sequences:
- a CDS encoding MFS transporter gives MENLQVSTEKQIPINFKLNFILVVMGRLVSNLGTAIFNFALSLYVLDITKSASAFTMVISFAILPGVFVNILAGVFVDRNDKKKIIVASDILTGICVFIFMIFFKMYSTSILLFILYVIVINTIQAFFNLSINSSIPNIVSEEGTNKANSALQSVGAVINIVGPIVGAILYKTIGMEAIFLANAVSFVLSGISEMFIIFIKNAEVIEEKPQKSYIENVKEVFTYLNTQKILKFLLIIAVALNAVLNPMVLLVLQYITYNVIKITGFQLSLIESSWAIGTIVGALFVMTRKSNAPILRRFFILLEVQALLIVLWFFPRVSIFADASKWTITILFALLIFLYGMLNTIQNIPLFTHFQLKIPEELRGRVFGVLFTALNISTPIGMWVFGFALVKADWVYIPVASGILVFIVCLIENRNKHFREFTNNLED, from the coding sequence ATGGAGAATTTACAAGTAAGCACAGAAAAGCAAATCCCAATCAACTTTAAACTGAATTTCATACTGGTTGTAATGGGGAGGCTTGTATCAAACCTTGGAACTGCGATATTTAACTTTGCATTAAGTCTTTATGTATTGGACATAACAAAATCAGCTTCAGCATTTACTATGGTCATTAGTTTTGCCATATTGCCCGGGGTGTTTGTTAACATACTTGCCGGTGTATTTGTTGATAGGAATGACAAGAAAAAGATTATAGTAGCAAGCGATATACTAACAGGAATATGTGTGTTCATTTTTATGATATTTTTTAAGATGTATTCAACGTCGATCCTCTTATTCATTCTATATGTCATTGTAATAAATACAATACAGGCGTTCTTCAACTTATCCATTAATTCATCTATACCAAATATCGTTAGTGAAGAAGGTACGAATAAAGCTAACTCCGCGCTGCAATCGGTGGGTGCCGTAATAAATATAGTGGGACCCATAGTCGGAGCCATACTATATAAAACAATAGGCATGGAGGCGATATTCCTGGCAAATGCAGTATCATTTGTTCTTTCAGGGATTTCTGAAATGTTCATTATATTTATCAAGAATGCTGAAGTTATAGAAGAAAAACCGCAGAAAAGTTATATCGAAAATGTGAAAGAAGTATTTACATATCTCAATACACAAAAAATATTGAAGTTTTTGCTTATAATAGCCGTCGCTCTGAATGCCGTTTTAAATCCCATGGTATTGCTGGTATTGCAGTATATAACCTATAATGTCATAAAAATAACCGGTTTTCAATTGTCATTGATTGAGTCATCATGGGCAATAGGGACAATAGTTGGTGCACTATTTGTCATGACACGTAAATCAAATGCTCCGATACTGAGGAGATTCTTTATACTTCTTGAGGTACAAGCTTTGCTTATAGTACTTTGGTTTTTCCCAAGAGTGTCTATTTTTGCTGATGCATCCAAATGGACTATTACAATACTATTTGCGCTGCTGATTTTTCTATACGGTATGCTTAACACAATACAAAACATACCGCTCTTCACCCATTTTCAATTAAAGATACCGGAAGAACTGAGGGGACGTGTATTCGGTGTATTGTTTACTGCATTGAATATATCAACACCTATAGGCATGTGGGTATTTGGGTTTGCGCTTGTAAAGGCAGATTGGGTATATATACCGGTTGCATCCGGCATACTGGTGTTTATCGTATGCTTGATAGAAAACAGGAATAAGCATTTCAGAGAATTTACTAATAATCTTGAAGATTAG
- a CDS encoding amino acid adenylation domain-containing protein yields MTNIRADYGTLIDVLENSIKLNKGITYINGDENDVFVGYDKLYCDALIVLYNLQLMGIKPGQELVFQIEKNEDFTNIFWACILGGIIAVPVTIGVNEEHRNKLLKILDILNDPLLIIGEEVYNKLVLYLKKIGLNEAYDKIKNRAVFVEDAYKKEGVGTIHRAQKNDIAFIQFSSGSTGEPKGVVLTHENLITNMAAITKAVGITSQDSSFGWMPLTHDLGLIGFHLTPLFAGINQYIMPTVFFITHPIKWLEKANQYRVSLLASPNFGYKHFLNFFNDDISRDWNLSCIRLIINGAEPISASLSNEFYNKMAAWGLKKEAAFPVYGMAEACVAVTFSQPGAGLIPVPVDRKHLSIGSVIKEIDNPQNRDALVFVELGYPVEDCFVRICDDEDRVLGDNIVGNIQIQGKNVTSGYYNNPDATSLIMTSDGWLRTGDLGFFKHGSLIVTGRKKDIIFVNGQNYYPHDIERVAEEVDGINIGMVASCGIYNIERQKEEIGIFVLYKRELQKFAQLALKIKSYINKQTGLEVGAVVPIIKMPKTTSGKIQRYILKEMYEAGEFTDVLDRLRIYIEEMLELRITEPPRDEFDEKVLNIWMHVLDINSISITDNFFELGGNSLKAAYIANGIYREFGVILPLKGIFEEPTIKALADYIKTADKTVYEPIEKIKEGQHYEVSSAEKRIFVLDQLNGNDISYNISQAIWIKGRIDKERFEYACRELVRRNESLRTYFTIYKGAPVQRVLQDIDFQFEYLKCEQSRLQETITAFIKPFDLGRAPLFRMGLFEVEAEKSIFMLDVHHIIADGTSVSILWDQFIKLYEGKQLEEPKIQYKDFAAWQNRQIESGGLNEKAQYWMNEFSGEIPVLELPYDYSRPLYQSFEGNKLSCELDKSTSHKLKVLAGKNGTSLFMLLLSAYYVLLKKYSNQEDIVVGTSVAGRIHPELDDMIGMFVNTLPLRNYPEGRKTFDAFLKEVKGNSLKAYENQSYQFELIVEKLNIKRDMSRNPLFDTMFVMQNMKTDELGGENHEFEIYPVNNHIAKFDLTFFAWELDKRICIEVEYCTKLFEEKTIERLLVHYLNILNEILENPALKISDIRMLSQEEMTKLVYGYNETGRAYPQNKTIIELIEEQAEKTPGNVALIWNDNKLTYEELKHHVNLFACLLRNRGLGRNDIVAIVSGRSIELVIAMLAVLKAGGAYLPIDPGYPSERINFMLKDSGAKLLLTQAQYIDKYEFEGDYIDICGEKAFQEQPVSLQNINMPEDLAYVIYTSGSTGKPKGVMLEHRNLVNYIIWAAKNYVKGESLNFPLYTTVSFDLTITSIYTPLITGNSVVIYGDDDQEVLIRKVIRENKAGIVKATPAHLRIIRNDDNTMSSIKRLIVGGEQLDTELAGRIQESFGKQIEIYNEYGPTEAAVGCMIYKFDKKKDLGANVPIGVPADNVQIYLLDKDMKPVPENVPGEKYISGDGISRGYLGRDELTADKFIENPFLEGKKMYRTGDLAKRLQGGNIEFIGRIDHQVKIRGYRIELGEIESQLLKHTLIEQAVVVDRETVSGDKYLAAYLKSSTDIAASELREYLINELPEYMVPSYFVKLNEIPLTINGKVDKKALPEPNEFISRDNEYIAPENEREVIFAGIWADILGVSRVGVLDNYFSLGGDSIKAIQIASRLSQSGIDISVKNILTYQTIRQCCLNCKEDSNIKEYEQGLIEGSIGFTPIVQWFSALKLKSPNYYDQSVLLRFKEKVDVEKLGQTLTKIVEHHDGLRLNLESERDALYFNNNHLKTGFNVEIFDISGFSKENQALEMERIGIDLKSSFDMEKSLLIKCAVINADENEQYVLLAAHHIVVDGVSWRIILEDFYNIYISLKNGKAITMLQKTASMSDWHDWLTSYLKSKELADSRSYWQNLCFSKFKLPLDKQRSEWSNHSKSIIGFELGERDTCKLLKESHKAYNTDVKDLLITALVRTLRDWTGMDEIVIELEGHGRHFEDIDVSRTVGWFTSIYPVRFIAASDDVSEQIKSVKEELRGVPNEGIDYGILRNITHDINDEVENLAQVRFNYLGQFDNEVENELFSYANNKTGDDVGMNNDMTAILEINCMVVKGQLEFNMNFNNKAFEEETLQSFSTNYLTNLEYIIDHVLNRDDVYFTPSDFETIEIKQEDLDILFD; encoded by the coding sequence ATGACCAATATAAGAGCTGATTACGGAACTCTAATAGATGTATTGGAAAATAGCATTAAACTGAATAAGGGTATCACCTATATCAATGGAGATGAGAATGATGTTTTTGTTGGTTATGATAAGCTGTATTGCGATGCTCTTATTGTGCTTTACAACCTACAATTAATGGGCATAAAACCTGGTCAAGAATTAGTATTTCAGATAGAAAAAAATGAGGATTTTACGAATATATTCTGGGCATGTATACTTGGCGGTATAATTGCAGTTCCGGTTACCATCGGGGTGAATGAAGAACATAGGAATAAGCTTCTTAAAATATTAGATATTTTAAATGATCCTTTACTGATTATAGGTGAAGAAGTATATAACAAACTGGTATTATATCTTAAAAAAATAGGATTGAACGAAGCATACGATAAAATTAAAAACAGGGCTGTATTTGTAGAAGATGCATACAAAAAAGAAGGGGTAGGTACAATACATAGAGCTCAGAAAAATGATATTGCATTTATACAATTTTCTTCGGGATCAACAGGAGAGCCCAAAGGCGTTGTCCTTACTCATGAAAACCTGATAACCAATATGGCAGCTATTACAAAAGCCGTAGGCATTACAAGCCAGGACTCATCCTTTGGATGGATGCCGCTAACCCATGATCTGGGTCTTATAGGTTTTCATCTTACACCACTGTTCGCAGGTATAAATCAGTATATTATGCCCACTGTTTTCTTCATTACACACCCTATCAAGTGGTTAGAAAAGGCAAATCAATATAGAGTAAGCTTATTAGCTTCGCCTAATTTTGGATACAAGCATTTCTTGAATTTTTTTAATGATGATATAAGCAGGGATTGGAATCTTTCGTGCATCCGGCTGATAATTAATGGGGCTGAGCCTATTTCTGCAAGCCTAAGCAACGAATTCTATAATAAAATGGCTGCTTGGGGTTTAAAGAAGGAAGCGGCATTCCCAGTTTACGGTATGGCAGAAGCATGCGTTGCAGTAACTTTTTCACAGCCGGGAGCTGGGTTGATACCAGTGCCGGTGGATAGAAAACACCTTTCAATAGGAAGTGTCATAAAAGAAATAGACAACCCTCAAAACCGTGATGCGTTGGTTTTTGTGGAATTAGGTTATCCGGTAGAGGATTGCTTTGTAAGAATATGTGATGATGAGGATAGGGTATTAGGAGATAATATTGTTGGAAATATTCAAATACAAGGGAAAAATGTAACTTCGGGATACTATAATAATCCTGACGCCACTTCACTGATAATGACTTCAGATGGATGGCTCAGGACGGGTGATTTAGGTTTTTTTAAGCACGGAAGCCTAATTGTGACAGGGAGAAAAAAAGACATCATATTTGTAAATGGACAGAATTATTATCCCCATGACATAGAAAGAGTTGCCGAGGAAGTAGATGGAATAAATATAGGGATGGTTGCTTCCTGCGGAATCTATAACATAGAGCGTCAAAAAGAAGAGATTGGAATTTTTGTATTGTACAAACGCGAGTTGCAAAAATTCGCCCAACTTGCCTTGAAAATAAAAAGTTATATCAACAAACAAACAGGTCTGGAAGTCGGAGCCGTTGTGCCTATTATAAAAATGCCCAAGACAACCAGCGGCAAGATTCAGCGGTATATACTCAAGGAGATGTATGAGGCAGGAGAATTTACCGACGTTCTAGACCGTTTAAGGATATATATTGAGGAAATGCTTGAATTGAGGATAACAGAACCTCCCAGAGATGAGTTTGACGAGAAAGTGCTTAATATATGGATGCATGTATTAGATATAAATAGTATTAGCATAACGGACAACTTCTTTGAATTGGGCGGCAACTCCTTAAAAGCAGCTTATATTGCAAACGGCATATATAGGGAATTTGGTGTCATATTACCTCTCAAGGGTATATTTGAGGAGCCGACAATAAAGGCGCTGGCAGATTATATAAAAACTGCGGACAAGACGGTATATGAACCAATTGAAAAAATTAAAGAAGGACAACACTATGAGGTTTCTTCTGCAGAGAAGAGAATATTTGTACTGGATCAGCTGAATGGAAACGACATCAGCTATAATATTTCGCAAGCCATATGGATAAAGGGGCGAATCGACAAAGAAAGATTCGAATACGCCTGCAGGGAATTGGTGAGAAGAAATGAGAGCCTCAGGACATATTTTACAATTTATAAAGGGGCACCCGTACAAAGAGTCTTACAGGATATAGATTTCCAGTTCGAATACTTAAAATGTGAGCAAAGCAGGCTGCAGGAAACCATAACAGCTTTTATTAAGCCCTTTGACTTGGGAAGAGCCCCGCTTTTTAGAATGGGTCTCTTTGAGGTAGAAGCAGAAAAGTCTATTTTTATGCTGGATGTACACCATATTATAGCCGACGGAACATCGGTGAGTATTTTATGGGATCAGTTTATTAAATTATATGAAGGTAAACAGCTGGAAGAACCTAAAATACAGTACAAGGACTTTGCGGCATGGCAGAATAGGCAGATAGAGAGTGGTGGGCTGAATGAGAAAGCGCAGTACTGGATGAATGAATTTAGCGGAGAGATTCCTGTATTAGAATTGCCCTATGATTATTCGCGTCCATTATACCAGAGTTTTGAAGGTAATAAATTAAGCTGCGAGTTGGATAAATCCACTAGTCATAAATTGAAAGTACTTGCCGGGAAAAATGGGACAAGCCTATTTATGCTGCTGCTTTCTGCCTATTATGTACTTCTAAAGAAATATTCAAATCAGGAGGATATTGTTGTAGGGACTTCAGTTGCAGGAAGAATTCATCCGGAATTGGATGATATGATCGGTATGTTTGTGAATACTTTGCCCCTTAGAAATTATCCGGAGGGAAGAAAGACATTTGATGCATTTCTAAAAGAAGTAAAGGGAAATAGCTTAAAAGCCTATGAAAATCAAAGCTATCAATTTGAGTTAATTGTAGAAAAGCTTAACATCAAAAGGGATATGAGCAGAAACCCATTGTTTGATACGATGTTTGTCATGCAGAATATGAAAACAGATGAGTTGGGAGGAGAAAATCATGAATTTGAGATTTACCCGGTAAATAACCACATTGCAAAATTCGATTTGACTTTTTTTGCGTGGGAGCTTGATAAGAGAATTTGCATAGAAGTGGAATATTGTACAAAGCTATTCGAAGAAAAAACCATAGAGCGGTTGTTGGTGCATTACCTTAATATCTTAAATGAGATACTGGAGAACCCAGCGCTTAAGATATCAGATATTAGGATGCTTTCCCAAGAAGAAATGACAAAACTTGTGTATGGCTATAATGAAACCGGTCGTGCTTATCCACAAAATAAGACTATTATCGAATTAATAGAAGAACAGGCTGAAAAAACACCTGGAAATGTTGCGCTCATCTGGAATGATAATAAACTGACTTATGAGGAGTTGAAACATCATGTTAATCTGTTTGCCTGTCTTTTGAGAAACCGGGGTTTAGGAAGAAATGACATAGTTGCAATAGTTTCAGGTCGCTCAATAGAACTTGTGATTGCTATGCTGGCAGTATTAAAGGCCGGCGGCGCCTATTTACCAATTGATCCCGGCTATCCTTCTGAAAGAATCAATTTTATGTTGAAGGACAGCGGGGCAAAACTACTTTTAACTCAGGCACAATATATAGATAAATATGAATTTGAAGGTGATTATATTGATATCTGCGGTGAAAAGGCATTTCAAGAACAACCAGTAAGCCTTCAAAATATAAATATGCCTGAGGATTTAGCATATGTGATATACACATCGGGCAGTACCGGAAAGCCCAAAGGCGTCATGCTGGAGCATAGAAATCTGGTCAATTATATAATTTGGGCTGCGAAGAATTATGTAAAGGGAGAAAGCTTGAACTTCCCATTATATACTACCGTATCTTTCGACCTTACAATTACCTCAATATATACGCCTTTAATAACTGGTAACAGCGTTGTCATATACGGTGACGACGACCAGGAGGTATTGATTCGAAAAGTGATAAGAGAAAATAAGGCAGGAATCGTAAAAGCAACGCCGGCACACTTAAGAATCATTAGGAATGATGATAATACAATGTCTTCTATTAAAAGGCTTATCGTGGGAGGCGAACAACTGGATACTGAGCTTGCCGGCAGGATTCAGGAAAGCTTTGGGAAGCAAATAGAAATTTATAACGAATACGGACCTACTGAGGCAGCCGTGGGTTGTATGATATACAAATTTGATAAGAAAAAAGACCTGGGAGCAAACGTGCCGATCGGTGTTCCTGCGGATAACGTGCAAATTTATCTATTAGATAAGGATATGAAGCCAGTACCGGAAAATGTACCCGGAGAAAAATATATATCAGGAGACGGAATTTCAAGAGGGTATTTGGGAAGAGACGAATTGACCGCGGATAAGTTTATTGAGAACCCCTTCCTTGAAGGTAAAAAAATGTACCGGACAGGGGATTTGGCAAAAAGATTACAGGGTGGCAATATTGAATTCATTGGAAGAATAGACCATCAAGTGAAAATCCGGGGCTATAGGATTGAACTTGGAGAGATAGAAAGCCAGCTGTTAAAGCATACATTAATCGAGCAGGCAGTGGTTGTGGATAGAGAAACCGTCAGTGGGGATAAATATTTGGCTGCGTATCTGAAATCAAGTACAGATATTGCTGCATCCGAACTAAGAGAATATCTAATAAATGAACTGCCGGAGTACATGGTTCCTTCATATTTTGTAAAATTAAATGAAATACCCTTAACCATAAATGGGAAAGTAGATAAAAAAGCTTTGCCGGAACCGAATGAATTTATTTCACGGGATAATGAATATATTGCGCCGGAGAATGAACGAGAAGTAATATTTGCAGGTATATGGGCGGACATTTTAGGCGTTTCCAGGGTAGGTGTGCTGGATAACTATTTTTCATTAGGCGGAGATTCCATAAAGGCAATTCAAATCGCATCAAGGCTCAGCCAATCAGGGATTGATATCAGTGTGAAGAATATATTGACATACCAAACAATCCGACAATGCTGCCTGAATTGCAAGGAAGATTCCAATATAAAGGAATATGAACAAGGTCTTATTGAAGGGTCAATTGGGTTTACACCTATTGTCCAATGGTTTTCGGCTTTAAAGCTTAAAAGTCCTAATTACTACGATCAATCGGTTTTATTGAGGTTTAAAGAAAAAGTAGATGTTGAAAAACTTGGACAAACATTGACCAAGATAGTAGAGCACCATGACGGACTAAGATTAAACTTAGAATCTGAAAGAGACGCCTTATATTTCAACAACAATCATTTAAAAACGGGATTTAATGTTGAGATATTCGATATATCTGGTTTTTCAAAAGAAAATCAAGCTTTAGAGATGGAAAGAATCGGTATAGATTTGAAATCAAGCTTTGATATGGAGAAATCCCTATTGATAAAATGTGCGGTTATAAATGCGGATGAAAATGAACAGTATGTACTTCTTGCGGCGCATCATATTGTTGTAGACGGGGTATCATGGAGAATCATTCTTGAAGATTTCTATAATATCTATATCTCATTGAAAAACGGCAAAGCAATTACTATGCTGCAAAAGACTGCATCCATGAGCGATTGGCATGACTGGCTGACAAGCTATTTGAAAAGCAAAGAATTAGCAGACAGTAGGAGCTATTGGCAAAACTTGTGCTTCAGTAAGTTTAAGCTGCCATTGGATAAACAGAGGTCTGAGTGGAGCAATCATAGTAAATCGATCATTGGTTTTGAATTGGGGGAAAGAGACACCTGCAAACTTCTCAAGGAAAGCCATAAAGCATACAATACGGATGTTAAGGATTTGCTGATTACTGCCCTTGTAAGAACACTAAGAGACTGGACAGGCATGGACGAGATTGTAATAGAGCTGGAAGGCCATGGCAGGCATTTTGAAGATATAGACGTATCAAGAACGGTGGGATGGTTTACCTCAATTTATCCGGTAAGGTTTATTGCGGCTTCAGATGATGTAAGCGAGCAGATTAAGTCTGTAAAAGAAGAATTAAGAGGGGTGCCTAATGAAGGCATTGATTATGGCATACTGAGAAATATCACTCATGATATTAACGATGAAGTCGAAAACTTAGCACAAGTCAGATTTAATTATCTTGGACAATTTGATAATGAAGTTGAAAATGAGTTGTTTTCGTACGCTAATAATAAAACTGGTGATGATGTGGGTATGAACAATGATATGACGGCTATTTTAGAAATCAATTGTATGGTTGTAAAGGGTCAGCTTGAATTTAATATGAACTTTAATAATAAAGCATTTGAGGAAGAAACGTTACAGTCATTCTCAACTAATTATCTAACAAACCTGGAATATATAATAGATCATGTTTTAAATAGAGATGATGTTTATTTTACACCGTCAGACTTTGAAACGATAGAGATTAAGCAAGAAGATTTAGACATACTTTTTGATTAA